In the Candidatus Hydrogenedentota bacterium genome, TGGTCAGTTCCGACGGGCTCCACGATGTGGTGTCCATTGAGGACACGGAGCGGGTGCTGTCGGAGCGGGCCCCTCTTCTGGACCGGGCGAACCGCCTCAAGAACCTCGCCCTGGACGCCGGGGGTCCGGACAACATCTCCATTGTCCTGGTGGAGTACAGCGGCGGCGAGCCGGAACCGGAGCCTGAATCGTGACCGACGGCGCCGACAAGAGGGGAAACGGGGAGGAACCCAGGTTGACGGAGCGTTTCCCCGAAGAACGCGCCACCGAGCGGTTTGACGAGCCGCGCGCGACCGCGCGGTTCGAGGAGGCGGCCTCCGCAGACGCCGTTCCCCGGTCCGCGCCCGCACCCGGCGCGCTTGTTCCGGGAGAGACGGTGGACGGGCGGTACCGGGTGGAGGAGGGCCCCGTCGGCGATCCGTCGGGGGAGGCCATGGTCTACCGCTGCGCCGACCTCGAGGGCGGGGGCGCGGTCGCGCTGAAGCACTACCACGAGAAGATGTCCCCCAAGGCCTCTGTCGTCACGCAGCTTTTGTCCATCCGGCACCGGGACATAGTGGCCATCCGCGGATGGGGCGTGTGGGCCGGGCGGGCCTACGAGGTCATGGACTACTGCGAGGGGGGAAGCCTGGCGGACTTCATGCCTTTTGACGAGGAGACGCTGCGGCGGGTGTGCCGCAGTGTGGTGCGCGGGCTGCACCACCTGCACCAGAACGGGATCATCCACCGGGACATCAAGCCCACGAACCTGTTTTTCCTCGACGCCGGCCGGACCGACATCGTCATCGGCGATTTCGGCGTGAGCTCCATGATGGAGTCCGGCGAGCGCGTGCGCAAGACGGCCAGCGCGCACTTCTTCACCCTGGACTACGCCGCCCCCGAACTGCTCGACGGCAAGGAGGTCGGCCCCAAGACGGACTACTACGCCCTGGGCGTCACGCTGCTGCACCTGCGGGCGGGGCGGTCGCCCTTTCAGGGCATGGACCGCACCGCCGTGCTCGGCGCGCATTTCCGGGGCCGGGTGCCGCGGCCCGAGGGCATGTCCCCCGCCTTCGCGCGGCTCATCAGCGGCCTGCTGCGCGTGAGCCCCGAATCGCGCTGGGGCTACGCCCAGGTGCGTGCGTGGGTCAAGGGCGAGCCCGTCTTCACGGACGAGGGGGTTCCCGACCGCGAGGAGGTGGCCGCCGGCCGCCGCGTTCCCTACCGCAGCCTGCCCGAAATCACCACGCCCCGGGAAATGGCCCGGCGGATGGGCGACTTCGACGTGAAGCGGGACATGTTGCGCGGATTTGTCTCCCAGTGGGTCATGCTCTTCGACACCGGCCTCGGGAAAGAGGTCGCCCGCATCGAGGAGCAGTACGCCGACCACCTGGACCTCGGCGCCTTCAAGCTGAAGTACCTGCTCGACCCGACGCTCCCCCTGGAGTTTGGCGACAGCCAGGCGGTGAACATTGAGCAGCTGGTCACCCTGCTGGCCGCCCCCTTCCTGTCCAGCCGGGACGAGCTGGTGAAACTGTTCCGCGCGGGATGCATCGAAATCTGGGTGAAGGCCCTGGGGGGCGACCCGGCGGCGGTTGAAACCCTCGCCCGGCGCATCCGGGACGTCCGGGTCCGCGTGAAGGATTCCGATGTCGCCCTGTTCGCCCTCATGCACACCCTGGACCCCGCCCGGCCGATGGCCTTCGGACCCGCGCGCGTCAAGGCCCCCGAGGAGCTTCCGGGGCTGATTCAGGGCAATCCCGCGCAAACCGGCAGGCTGGTCAACCACCTGTTCAGCGGACGCCTCGCCGAGTGGATGCGCGCGGTGTTTCCGGACCGCGCCGAGGATGCGGCGTTTTTGGACCGCTGCGTCCGGGAGCACACCCGGGCCGACGCGGAACTGGCGGTCTTCCGCTTCTGCTGCCATTTCGACCCGGAGACCCCTTTCCGTCTGGGCATTTCCACCGCCGCCACGCCCGCCGAGCTCTCCGCCGTCATCGCGCGCACGCCCCAGAGCATGCAGGACGGCGCGCGGATGCTGTCCCGCGGCTGGATCCGCGCCTGGCTTGTTGATACGGGGCGCATGAAGGACACAGCGGCCTTTGACGAGGTGATCGCCGATCCCGTCTCCTCGTGGAGCCGGAAGCTGGAGGCGGTGCTCAAGCTGCTCAACCCCGACATGGGGGGGCCCGTCGTGCTGGCCGACGCGGAGGAGCTGGACGGCGGGCGGCTCACGGTGGAGGACACGGGGACTGTCCGGGTGAACATTTTCAACGGCGGCCGCGGCCACCTCTCCGGCACGGTCATCCTCGAGACGGTCTCCGCCGGGTTCGCCATGGCCGATGTGACCATCGAGGGCAACGCCGTCACGGCGGTGGTGCATTTGACGGGGCAGGGGTTGGAGCCCGGATCCCGGCAGGACGCGCGTATTGTCGCCGAAACCAACGGGGGACGTCTCGTCATCCCCGTCCATTTCGAGGTGGCCCGGCCCGGCTGGCGCGCCCTGGGAAGAACGCTGCGGTCCGGCCTGGTCGTTGCGGCGGTCATGGGCCTGTTCCGGCTTACCGTCGCCGCGGTGGACCCCGCGCGGAACCTGATGGTCGTCCCCTGGCCGCGCGGTGATGAGGTTCTTCGGGGGGACAGGGTTCTTGCGTATCTCGTGCTCCTGATGCTGCTGACCAACGCGGTCATCGTGGGGGGGCTGTGTCTGATCTCTGTGATCCGCCTGAACCGGTCCGGCGACGGCGGGGAGGGCGGCGGATGAACTCCTCCCGCCTTCTAGCGCATCTGCTGATCACCGGGGGATTGCTGGTGCTGACCGGTGTGCTGACC is a window encoding:
- a CDS encoding serine/threonine protein kinase; protein product: MTERFPEERATERFDEPRATARFEEAASADAVPRSAPAPGALVPGETVDGRYRVEEGPVGDPSGEAMVYRCADLEGGGAVALKHYHEKMSPKASVVTQLLSIRHRDIVAIRGWGVWAGRAYEVMDYCEGGSLADFMPFDEETLRRVCRSVVRGLHHLHQNGIIHRDIKPTNLFFLDAGRTDIVIGDFGVSSMMESGERVRKTASAHFFTLDYAAPELLDGKEVGPKTDYYALGVTLLHLRAGRSPFQGMDRTAVLGAHFRGRVPRPEGMSPAFARLISGLLRVSPESRWGYAQVRAWVKGEPVFTDEGVPDREEVAAGRRVPYRSLPEITTPREMARRMGDFDVKRDMLRGFVSQWVMLFDTGLGKEVARIEEQYADHLDLGAFKLKYLLDPTLPLEFGDSQAVNIEQLVTLLAAPFLSSRDELVKLFRAGCIEIWVKALGGDPAAVETLARRIRDVRVRVKDSDVALFALMHTLDPARPMAFGPARVKAPEELPGLIQGNPAQTGRLVNHLFSGRLAEWMRAVFPDRAEDAAFLDRCVREHTRADAELAVFRFCCHFDPETPFRLGISTAATPAELSAVIARTPQSMQDGARMLSRGWIRAWLVDTGRMKDTAAFDEVIADPVSSWSRKLEAVLKLLNPDMGGPVVLADAEELDGGRLTVEDTGTVRVNIFNGGRGHLSGTVILETVSAGFAMADVTIEGNAVTAVVHLTGQGLEPGSRQDARIVAETNGGRLVIPVHFEVARPGWRALGRTLRSGLVVAAVMGLFRLTVAAVDPARNLMVVPWPRGDEVLRGDRVLAYLVLLMLLTNAVIVGGLCLISVIRLNRSGDGGEGGG